One Triticum dicoccoides isolate Atlit2015 ecotype Zavitan chromosome 4B, WEW_v2.0, whole genome shotgun sequence genomic window carries:
- the LOC119293336 gene encoding eukaryotic translation initiation factor 3 subunit G-like, with amino-acid sequence MAAAKIRWGELDEDDDGGDLDFLLPPPVVVGPDANGLKKTIHYRFDDDGNKVKVTTTTRVVKLARTRLSKAAVERRSWAKFGDAASGDDASARLTVVSTEEIFLERPRAPGSKADEPSASNDALETANKGTALMVCRSCGKKGDHWTAKCPYKDLVDTLDRPPTSDGPAAPNDPAKSSYVPPRLRKDAVYQDGGHDMRRRNDENSVRVTNLSEDTREPDLLELFRAFGPVSRVYVALDQRTGSSRGFGFVNFVQREDAEKAISKLNGYGYDNLILHVEWATPRPSN; translated from the exons atggcggcggcgaagATCCGGTGGGGGGAGCTCGAcgaggacgacgacggcggcgacctCGACTTCCTGCTCCCGCCGCCGGTCGTCGTCGGGCCCGACGCCAACGGCCTCAAGAAGACGATCCACTACCGCTTCGACGACGACGGCAACAAGGTCAAGGTCACCACCACCACCCGCGTCGTCAAGCTCGCCCGTACGCGCCTCTCCAAGGCGGCCGTCGAGCGCCGCTCCTGGGCCAAGTTCGGCGACGCCGCCTCCGGCGACGACGCCTCCGCGCGCCTCACCGTCGTCTCCACCGAGGAGATCTTCCTCGAGCGCCCACGCGCCCCAG GGAGCAAGGCTGATGAACCAAGTGCTTCCAATGATGCACTGGAAACGGCAAACAAAGGTACTGCTCTCATGGTCTGCAGATCCTGTGGCAAGAAGGGTGACCACTGGACCGCAAAGTGCCCCTACAAGGATCTTGTCGATACTCTGGACAGGCCTCCTACTTCTGACGGACCTGCGGCACCGAATGATCCTGCTAAGAGCTCATATGTTCCTCCGAGGCTAAGGAAGGATGCTGTTTATCAAGATGGTGGACACGACATGAGGCGCAGGAACGATGAGAACTCTGTCCGCGTTACCAATTTATCCGAGGACACCCGTGAGCCTGACCTCCTCGAGCTGTTCCGTGCATTTGGCCCTGTTAGCCGAGTCTATGTTGCGCTGGATCAGAGGACTGGATCAAGCAGGGGCTTTGGCTTCGTCAACTTTGTCCAGAGGGAGGATGCTGAGAAGGCTATCAGCAAGCTCAATGGCTATGGTTATGATAACCTCATCCTCCATGTTGAGTGGGCAACACCTAGGCCTAGTAATTAG